The following are from one region of the Passer domesticus isolate bPasDom1 chromosome 13, bPasDom1.hap1, whole genome shotgun sequence genome:
- the MATR3 gene encoding matrin-3 isoform X5, translating into MSGARAAGWRRAVQRRSRESTEWNHHINGATHSRRCQLLLEIYPEWNPDSDSGHGMGDPFMLQQSTNPAPGILGPPPPPFHLGGPPVGPRGDFSICLLSSYVLVELSGAGNGNMQGPRHMQKGRVETSRVVHIMDFQRGKNLRYQLLQLVEPFGIITNHLILNKINEAFIEMSTTEDAQAAVEYYSTTPALVFGKPVRVHLSQKYKRIKKPEGKPDQKTEPPKPELGRVIHLSNLPHSGYSDNAVLKLAEPYGKIKNYILMRMKSQAFIEMETREDALAMVEHCANKALWFQGRCVKVDLSEKYKKLVLRIPNKGVELLKKDKTRKRTYSPDSKDSPSDKKSKTEPAQKPESGNTEEKAKEEKQEDAAEPSGAKSGEQTEQDEPSLLLESEDELLVDEEEAAALLESGSSAGEDADVANLADVATEEKKDTPDDATVKTEGNVAVTPAAKKKLKKRYVGGFPRSMEGFVTLDEVGDEEDSDHQKLRKSGLAAKAAGKSEDSLAEIKVDKIEEPEQESETLENGTKSEENAKAESVEASDASTAQDTEKNTQENTDPQAEQETKSVLEKPLVPDEFRIGPYQPNIPVGVNYVVPKTGFYCKLCSLFYTNEDVAKKTHCSSLPHYQKLKKILDKMAEDFRQKKEG; encoded by the exons ATGAGCGGAGCGCGGGCGGCGGGCTGGCGGCGCGCGGTGCAGCGGCGCTCTCGCGAGAGCACG GAGTGGAACCATCACATCAATGGAGCGACTCACAGCCGCcgctgtcagctgctgctcgAAAT aTACCCAGAATGGAATCCTGACAGTGATTCAGGACATGGAAT GGGTGATCCCTTTATGCTGCAGCAATCTACAAACCCTGCACCAGGAATTTTGGGACCACCACCACCTCCATTCCACCTTGGAGGACCTCCTGTTGGGCCCAGAG GAGATTTTTCTATCTGTCTTCTGAGTAGCTACGTATTGGTGGAGCTTTCTG gagctggaaatggaAATATGCAAGGACCCAGACACATGCAGAAGGGCAGAGTG GAAACAAGCAGAGTTGTGCACATCATGGATTTCCAGAGGGGGAAGAACCTGAGATACCAGCTGCTTCAGCTTGTTGAACCTTTTGGGATAATCACAAATCACCTGATTCTAAACAAAATCAATGAG GCATTTATTGAAATGTCAACCACTGAAGATGcccaggctgcagtggagtaTTATTCAACAACACCTGCCCTGGTGTTTGGTAAACCAGTCAGAGTCCACTTGTCACAGAAATACAAGAGAATAAAG aaaCCTGAGGGTAAACCTGACCAAAAGACTGAGccaccaaaaccagaacttGGTCGTGTGATCCACCTGAGCAATTTGCCCCACTCGGGCTACTCTGACAACGCCGTGCTCAAACTGGCCGAGCCCTACGGGAAGATCAAGAACTACATCCTCATGAGAATGAAGAGCCAG GCCTTTATTGAGATGGAAACCAGAGAAGATGCTTTGGCCATGGTTGAACATTGTGCCAACAAAGCGCTTTGGTTCCAAGGCAGATGTGTGAAAGTGGATTTATCTGAAAAGTACAAGAAACTGGTGTTAAGG attcCCAACAAAGGAGTTGAACTGCTGAAAAAGGATAAAACCAG AAAGAGAACATATTCCCCAGACAGCAAAGATTCTCCCAGTGATAAGAAGTCCAAAACAGAACCTGCTCAGAAACCTGAAAGTGgcaatacagaagaaaaagcgAAAGAGGAGAAACAGGAGGATGCTGCTGAGCCTTCAGGTGCCAAAAGTGGGGAGCAGACAGAGCAAGATGAGCCCAGTTTACTCCTGGAGTCTGAAGATGAGCTGCTGGTGGatgaggaggaggcagcagcactgttAGAAAGTGGCAGCTCAGCAGGAGAGGATGCAGATGTTGCCAATTTAGCTGATGTGgctactgaagaaaaaaaggacacACCTGATGATGCAACTGTAAAAACAGAAGGGAATGTTGCAGTCACTCCAGCAGCCAAGAAAAAGCTTAAAAAG CGCTACGTGGGCGGCTTCCCGCGCAGCATGGAGGGCTTCGTCACCCTGGACGAGGTGGGCGACGAGGAGGACTCCGACCACCAGAAGCTGCGCAAGTCCGGGCTGGCAGCCAAGGCCGCGGGCAAGAGCGAGGACAGCCTGGCAGAGATCAAGGTGGACAAGATTGAGGAGCCAGAGCAGGAGAGTGAAACATTAGAAAACGGAACGAAAAGCGAAGAGAACGCCAAGGCTGAAAGTGTGGAAGCTTCTGATGCTTCGACAGCACAGGATACTGAGAAAAACACCCAGGAAAACACAGACCCCCAGGCCGAGCAGGAAACAAAGAGTGTTCTGGAGAAACCTCTTGTCCCAGATGAGTTCAGGATTGGGCCATACCAGCCAAACATTCCTGTTG GTGTGAATTATGTGGTACCCAAAACAGGGTTTTATTGCAAATTGTGTTCCCTGTTCTACACAAATGAAGATGTTGCAAAAAAGACCCATTGCAGCAGCCTTCCTCATTATCAAAAGTTGAAG AAAATTCTGGATAAAATGGCAGAAGACTTCAGGCAAAAGAAAGAAGGTTAA
- the MATR3 gene encoding matrin-3 isoform X2, whose protein sequence is MSKSFQQSSLSRDSQGHGRDLSAGIGLLAAATQSLNMPASLGRMNQGTARLASLMNLGMSSSLNQQGSHSALSSGSTSSHNLQSIFNIGSRGPLPLSSQHRGDADQATNILASFGLSARDLDELSRYPEDKITPENLPQILLQLKRRRAEEGYGRDGRSSTREPPYRVPRDDWEEKRHFRRDSFDDRGPSLNPVVDYDHGSRSQESGYYDRMDYEDDRLRDGERCRDESFYGETSHNYHKFDSEYDRMGRGPGPERSLFEKKRGAPPNSNIEDFHGFLPKGYPHLCSICDMPVHSNKEWNHHINGATHSRRCQLLLEIYPEWNPDSDSGHGMGDPFMLQQSTNPAPGILGPPPPPFHLGGPPVGPRGAGNGNMQGPRHMQKGRVETSRVVHIMDFQRGKNLRYQLLQLVEPFGIITNHLILNKINEAFIEMSTTEDAQAAVEYYSTTPALVFGKPVRVHLSQKYKRIKKPEGKPDQKTEPPKPELGRVIHLSNLPHSGYSDNAVLKLAEPYGKIKNYILMRMKSQAFIEMETREDALAMVEHCANKALWFQGRCVKVDLSEKYKKLVLRIPNKGVELLKKDKTRKRTYSPDSKDSPSDKKSKTEPAQKPESGNTEEKAKEEKQEDAAEPSGAKSGEQTEQDEPSLLLESEDELLVDEEEAAALLESGSSAGEDADVANLADVATEEKKDTPDDATVKTEGNVAVTPAAKKKLKKRYVGGFPRSMEGFVTLDEVGDEEDSDHQKLRKSGLAAKAAGKSEDSLAEIKVDKIEEPEQESETLENGTKSEENAKAESVEASDASTAQDTEKNTQENTDPQAEQETKSVLEKPLVPDEFRIGPYQPNIPVGVNYVVPKTGFYCKLCSLFYTNEDVAKKTHCSSLPHYQKLKKILDKMAEDFRQKKEG, encoded by the exons ATGTCCAAGTCATTCCAGCAGTCATCTCTGAGTAGGGATTCACAAGGTCATGGGCGTGACCTCTCTGCAGGAATAGGCCTTCTTGCTGCTGCTACCCAGTCTTTAAATATGCCAGCATCTCTTGGAAGGATGAACCAGGGTACTGCACGCCTTGCTAGCTTAATGAATCTTGGAATGAGTTCTTCATTGAACCAACAAGGATCTCATAGTGCACTGTCTTCTGGTAGTACCTCTTCCCATAATTTGCAGTCTATATTTAACATTGGAAGTAGAGGTCCGCTCCCTTTGTCTTCTCAGCACCGTGGAGATGCAGACCAGGCCACAAACATTTTGGCCAGCTTTGGTCTGTCTGCTAGAGACTTAGATGAACTGAGTCGCTATCCCGAGGACAAGATCACTCCTGAAAACTTGCCTCAGATCCTTCTACAACTTAAAAGGAGGAGAGCTGAAGAAGGTTATGGTAGAGATGGCAGATCATCCACACGGGAACCACCATACAGAGTACCTAGGGATGattgggaagaaaaaaggcattttagAAGAGATAGCTTTGATGATCGTGGTCCTAGTCTCAACCCAGTGGTTGACTATGACCATGGAAGTCGTTCTCAAGAATCTGGTTATTATGACAGAATGGATTATGAAGATGACAGATTGAGAGATGGAGAAAGGTGTAGGGATGAATCTTTTTATGGTGAGACTTCGCATAACTATCATAAATTTGACAGTGAGTATGACAGAATGGGTCGTGGTCCTGGTCCCGAGAGATCTCTCTTTGAGAAAAAGAGAGGTGCTCCTCCAAATAGCAATATTGAAGACTTCCATGGATTCTTACCGAAGGGTTATCCCCATCTGTGCTCTATATGTGATATGCCAGTTCATTCTAATAAG GAGTGGAACCATCACATCAATGGAGCGACTCACAGCCGCcgctgtcagctgctgctcgAAAT aTACCCAGAATGGAATCCTGACAGTGATTCAGGACATGGAAT GGGTGATCCCTTTATGCTGCAGCAATCTACAAACCCTGCACCAGGAATTTTGGGACCACCACCACCTCCATTCCACCTTGGAGGACCTCCTGTTGGGCCCAGAG gagctggaaatggaAATATGCAAGGACCCAGACACATGCAGAAGGGCAGAGTG GAAACAAGCAGAGTTGTGCACATCATGGATTTCCAGAGGGGGAAGAACCTGAGATACCAGCTGCTTCAGCTTGTTGAACCTTTTGGGATAATCACAAATCACCTGATTCTAAACAAAATCAATGAG GCATTTATTGAAATGTCAACCACTGAAGATGcccaggctgcagtggagtaTTATTCAACAACACCTGCCCTGGTGTTTGGTAAACCAGTCAGAGTCCACTTGTCACAGAAATACAAGAGAATAAAG aaaCCTGAGGGTAAACCTGACCAAAAGACTGAGccaccaaaaccagaacttGGTCGTGTGATCCACCTGAGCAATTTGCCCCACTCGGGCTACTCTGACAACGCCGTGCTCAAACTGGCCGAGCCCTACGGGAAGATCAAGAACTACATCCTCATGAGAATGAAGAGCCAG GCCTTTATTGAGATGGAAACCAGAGAAGATGCTTTGGCCATGGTTGAACATTGTGCCAACAAAGCGCTTTGGTTCCAAGGCAGATGTGTGAAAGTGGATTTATCTGAAAAGTACAAGAAACTGGTGTTAAGG attcCCAACAAAGGAGTTGAACTGCTGAAAAAGGATAAAACCAG AAAGAGAACATATTCCCCAGACAGCAAAGATTCTCCCAGTGATAAGAAGTCCAAAACAGAACCTGCTCAGAAACCTGAAAGTGgcaatacagaagaaaaagcgAAAGAGGAGAAACAGGAGGATGCTGCTGAGCCTTCAGGTGCCAAAAGTGGGGAGCAGACAGAGCAAGATGAGCCCAGTTTACTCCTGGAGTCTGAAGATGAGCTGCTGGTGGatgaggaggaggcagcagcactgttAGAAAGTGGCAGCTCAGCAGGAGAGGATGCAGATGTTGCCAATTTAGCTGATGTGgctactgaagaaaaaaaggacacACCTGATGATGCAACTGTAAAAACAGAAGGGAATGTTGCAGTCACTCCAGCAGCCAAGAAAAAGCTTAAAAAG CGCTACGTGGGCGGCTTCCCGCGCAGCATGGAGGGCTTCGTCACCCTGGACGAGGTGGGCGACGAGGAGGACTCCGACCACCAGAAGCTGCGCAAGTCCGGGCTGGCAGCCAAGGCCGCGGGCAAGAGCGAGGACAGCCTGGCAGAGATCAAGGTGGACAAGATTGAGGAGCCAGAGCAGGAGAGTGAAACATTAGAAAACGGAACGAAAAGCGAAGAGAACGCCAAGGCTGAAAGTGTGGAAGCTTCTGATGCTTCGACAGCACAGGATACTGAGAAAAACACCCAGGAAAACACAGACCCCCAGGCCGAGCAGGAAACAAAGAGTGTTCTGGAGAAACCTCTTGTCCCAGATGAGTTCAGGATTGGGCCATACCAGCCAAACATTCCTGTTG GTGTGAATTATGTGGTACCCAAAACAGGGTTTTATTGCAAATTGTGTTCCCTGTTCTACACAAATGAAGATGTTGCAAAAAAGACCCATTGCAGCAGCCTTCCTCATTATCAAAAGTTGAAG AAAATTCTGGATAAAATGGCAGAAGACTTCAGGCAAAAGAAAGAAGGTTAA
- the MATR3 gene encoding matrin-3 isoform X1 has translation MSKSFQQSSLSRDSQGHGRDLSAGIGLLAAATQSLNMPASLGRMNQGTARLASLMNLGMSSSLNQQGSHSALSSGSTSSHNLQSIFNIGSRGPLPLSSQHRGDADQATNILASFGLSARDLDELSRYPEDKITPENLPQILLQLKRRRAEEGYGRDGRSSTREPPYRVPRDDWEEKRHFRRDSFDDRGPSLNPVVDYDHGSRSQESGYYDRMDYEDDRLRDGERCRDESFYGETSHNYHKFDSEYDRMGRGPGPERSLFEKKRGAPPNSNIEDFHGFLPKGYPHLCSICDMPVHSNKEWNHHINGATHSRRCQLLLEIYPEWNPDSDSGHGMGDPFMLQQSTNPAPGILGPPPPPFHLGGPPVGPRGDFSICLLSSYVLVELSGAGNGNMQGPRHMQKGRVETSRVVHIMDFQRGKNLRYQLLQLVEPFGIITNHLILNKINEAFIEMSTTEDAQAAVEYYSTTPALVFGKPVRVHLSQKYKRIKKPEGKPDQKTEPPKPELGRVIHLSNLPHSGYSDNAVLKLAEPYGKIKNYILMRMKSQAFIEMETREDALAMVEHCANKALWFQGRCVKVDLSEKYKKLVLRIPNKGVELLKKDKTRKRTYSPDSKDSPSDKKSKTEPAQKPESGNTEEKAKEEKQEDAAEPSGAKSGEQTEQDEPSLLLESEDELLVDEEEAAALLESGSSAGEDADVANLADVATEEKKDTPDDATVKTEGNVAVTPAAKKKLKKRYVGGFPRSMEGFVTLDEVGDEEDSDHQKLRKSGLAAKAAGKSEDSLAEIKVDKIEEPEQESETLENGTKSEENAKAESVEASDASTAQDTEKNTQENTDPQAEQETKSVLEKPLVPDEFRIGPYQPNIPVGVNYVVPKTGFYCKLCSLFYTNEDVAKKTHCSSLPHYQKLKKILDKMAEDFRQKKEG, from the exons ATGTCCAAGTCATTCCAGCAGTCATCTCTGAGTAGGGATTCACAAGGTCATGGGCGTGACCTCTCTGCAGGAATAGGCCTTCTTGCTGCTGCTACCCAGTCTTTAAATATGCCAGCATCTCTTGGAAGGATGAACCAGGGTACTGCACGCCTTGCTAGCTTAATGAATCTTGGAATGAGTTCTTCATTGAACCAACAAGGATCTCATAGTGCACTGTCTTCTGGTAGTACCTCTTCCCATAATTTGCAGTCTATATTTAACATTGGAAGTAGAGGTCCGCTCCCTTTGTCTTCTCAGCACCGTGGAGATGCAGACCAGGCCACAAACATTTTGGCCAGCTTTGGTCTGTCTGCTAGAGACTTAGATGAACTGAGTCGCTATCCCGAGGACAAGATCACTCCTGAAAACTTGCCTCAGATCCTTCTACAACTTAAAAGGAGGAGAGCTGAAGAAGGTTATGGTAGAGATGGCAGATCATCCACACGGGAACCACCATACAGAGTACCTAGGGATGattgggaagaaaaaaggcattttagAAGAGATAGCTTTGATGATCGTGGTCCTAGTCTCAACCCAGTGGTTGACTATGACCATGGAAGTCGTTCTCAAGAATCTGGTTATTATGACAGAATGGATTATGAAGATGACAGATTGAGAGATGGAGAAAGGTGTAGGGATGAATCTTTTTATGGTGAGACTTCGCATAACTATCATAAATTTGACAGTGAGTATGACAGAATGGGTCGTGGTCCTGGTCCCGAGAGATCTCTCTTTGAGAAAAAGAGAGGTGCTCCTCCAAATAGCAATATTGAAGACTTCCATGGATTCTTACCGAAGGGTTATCCCCATCTGTGCTCTATATGTGATATGCCAGTTCATTCTAATAAG GAGTGGAACCATCACATCAATGGAGCGACTCACAGCCGCcgctgtcagctgctgctcgAAAT aTACCCAGAATGGAATCCTGACAGTGATTCAGGACATGGAAT GGGTGATCCCTTTATGCTGCAGCAATCTACAAACCCTGCACCAGGAATTTTGGGACCACCACCACCTCCATTCCACCTTGGAGGACCTCCTGTTGGGCCCAGAG GAGATTTTTCTATCTGTCTTCTGAGTAGCTACGTATTGGTGGAGCTTTCTG gagctggaaatggaAATATGCAAGGACCCAGACACATGCAGAAGGGCAGAGTG GAAACAAGCAGAGTTGTGCACATCATGGATTTCCAGAGGGGGAAGAACCTGAGATACCAGCTGCTTCAGCTTGTTGAACCTTTTGGGATAATCACAAATCACCTGATTCTAAACAAAATCAATGAG GCATTTATTGAAATGTCAACCACTGAAGATGcccaggctgcagtggagtaTTATTCAACAACACCTGCCCTGGTGTTTGGTAAACCAGTCAGAGTCCACTTGTCACAGAAATACAAGAGAATAAAG aaaCCTGAGGGTAAACCTGACCAAAAGACTGAGccaccaaaaccagaacttGGTCGTGTGATCCACCTGAGCAATTTGCCCCACTCGGGCTACTCTGACAACGCCGTGCTCAAACTGGCCGAGCCCTACGGGAAGATCAAGAACTACATCCTCATGAGAATGAAGAGCCAG GCCTTTATTGAGATGGAAACCAGAGAAGATGCTTTGGCCATGGTTGAACATTGTGCCAACAAAGCGCTTTGGTTCCAAGGCAGATGTGTGAAAGTGGATTTATCTGAAAAGTACAAGAAACTGGTGTTAAGG attcCCAACAAAGGAGTTGAACTGCTGAAAAAGGATAAAACCAG AAAGAGAACATATTCCCCAGACAGCAAAGATTCTCCCAGTGATAAGAAGTCCAAAACAGAACCTGCTCAGAAACCTGAAAGTGgcaatacagaagaaaaagcgAAAGAGGAGAAACAGGAGGATGCTGCTGAGCCTTCAGGTGCCAAAAGTGGGGAGCAGACAGAGCAAGATGAGCCCAGTTTACTCCTGGAGTCTGAAGATGAGCTGCTGGTGGatgaggaggaggcagcagcactgttAGAAAGTGGCAGCTCAGCAGGAGAGGATGCAGATGTTGCCAATTTAGCTGATGTGgctactgaagaaaaaaaggacacACCTGATGATGCAACTGTAAAAACAGAAGGGAATGTTGCAGTCACTCCAGCAGCCAAGAAAAAGCTTAAAAAG CGCTACGTGGGCGGCTTCCCGCGCAGCATGGAGGGCTTCGTCACCCTGGACGAGGTGGGCGACGAGGAGGACTCCGACCACCAGAAGCTGCGCAAGTCCGGGCTGGCAGCCAAGGCCGCGGGCAAGAGCGAGGACAGCCTGGCAGAGATCAAGGTGGACAAGATTGAGGAGCCAGAGCAGGAGAGTGAAACATTAGAAAACGGAACGAAAAGCGAAGAGAACGCCAAGGCTGAAAGTGTGGAAGCTTCTGATGCTTCGACAGCACAGGATACTGAGAAAAACACCCAGGAAAACACAGACCCCCAGGCCGAGCAGGAAACAAAGAGTGTTCTGGAGAAACCTCTTGTCCCAGATGAGTTCAGGATTGGGCCATACCAGCCAAACATTCCTGTTG GTGTGAATTATGTGGTACCCAAAACAGGGTTTTATTGCAAATTGTGTTCCCTGTTCTACACAAATGAAGATGTTGCAAAAAAGACCCATTGCAGCAGCCTTCCTCATTATCAAAAGTTGAAG AAAATTCTGGATAAAATGGCAGAAGACTTCAGGCAAAAGAAAGAAGGTTAA
- the MATR3 gene encoding matrin-3 isoform X4, with product MGDPFMLQQSTNPAPGILGPPPPPFHLGGPPVGPRGDFSICLLSSYVLVELSGAGNGNMQGPRHMQKGRVETSRVVHIMDFQRGKNLRYQLLQLVEPFGIITNHLILNKINEAFIEMSTTEDAQAAVEYYSTTPALVFGKPVRVHLSQKYKRIKKPEGKPDQKTEPPKPELGRVIHLSNLPHSGYSDNAVLKLAEPYGKIKNYILMRMKSQAFIEMETREDALAMVEHCANKALWFQGRCVKVDLSEKYKKLVLRIPNKGVELLKKDKTRKRTYSPDSKDSPSDKKSKTEPAQKPESGNTEEKAKEEKQEDAAEPSGAKSGEQTEQDEPSLLLESEDELLVDEEEAAALLESGSSAGEDADVANLADVATEEKKDTPDDATVKTEGNVAVTPAAKKKLKKRYVGGFPRSMEGFVTLDEVGDEEDSDHQKLRKSGLAAKAAGKSEDSLAEIKVDKIEEPEQESETLENGTKSEENAKAESVEASDASTAQDTEKNTQENTDPQAEQETKSVLEKPLVPDEFRIGPYQPNIPVGVNYVVPKTGFYCKLCSLFYTNEDVAKKTHCSSLPHYQKLKKILDKMAEDFRQKKEG from the exons AT GGGTGATCCCTTTATGCTGCAGCAATCTACAAACCCTGCACCAGGAATTTTGGGACCACCACCACCTCCATTCCACCTTGGAGGACCTCCTGTTGGGCCCAGAG GAGATTTTTCTATCTGTCTTCTGAGTAGCTACGTATTGGTGGAGCTTTCTG gagctggaaatggaAATATGCAAGGACCCAGACACATGCAGAAGGGCAGAGTG GAAACAAGCAGAGTTGTGCACATCATGGATTTCCAGAGGGGGAAGAACCTGAGATACCAGCTGCTTCAGCTTGTTGAACCTTTTGGGATAATCACAAATCACCTGATTCTAAACAAAATCAATGAG GCATTTATTGAAATGTCAACCACTGAAGATGcccaggctgcagtggagtaTTATTCAACAACACCTGCCCTGGTGTTTGGTAAACCAGTCAGAGTCCACTTGTCACAGAAATACAAGAGAATAAAG aaaCCTGAGGGTAAACCTGACCAAAAGACTGAGccaccaaaaccagaacttGGTCGTGTGATCCACCTGAGCAATTTGCCCCACTCGGGCTACTCTGACAACGCCGTGCTCAAACTGGCCGAGCCCTACGGGAAGATCAAGAACTACATCCTCATGAGAATGAAGAGCCAG GCCTTTATTGAGATGGAAACCAGAGAAGATGCTTTGGCCATGGTTGAACATTGTGCCAACAAAGCGCTTTGGTTCCAAGGCAGATGTGTGAAAGTGGATTTATCTGAAAAGTACAAGAAACTGGTGTTAAGG attcCCAACAAAGGAGTTGAACTGCTGAAAAAGGATAAAACCAG AAAGAGAACATATTCCCCAGACAGCAAAGATTCTCCCAGTGATAAGAAGTCCAAAACAGAACCTGCTCAGAAACCTGAAAGTGgcaatacagaagaaaaagcgAAAGAGGAGAAACAGGAGGATGCTGCTGAGCCTTCAGGTGCCAAAAGTGGGGAGCAGACAGAGCAAGATGAGCCCAGTTTACTCCTGGAGTCTGAAGATGAGCTGCTGGTGGatgaggaggaggcagcagcactgttAGAAAGTGGCAGCTCAGCAGGAGAGGATGCAGATGTTGCCAATTTAGCTGATGTGgctactgaagaaaaaaaggacacACCTGATGATGCAACTGTAAAAACAGAAGGGAATGTTGCAGTCACTCCAGCAGCCAAGAAAAAGCTTAAAAAG CGCTACGTGGGCGGCTTCCCGCGCAGCATGGAGGGCTTCGTCACCCTGGACGAGGTGGGCGACGAGGAGGACTCCGACCACCAGAAGCTGCGCAAGTCCGGGCTGGCAGCCAAGGCCGCGGGCAAGAGCGAGGACAGCCTGGCAGAGATCAAGGTGGACAAGATTGAGGAGCCAGAGCAGGAGAGTGAAACATTAGAAAACGGAACGAAAAGCGAAGAGAACGCCAAGGCTGAAAGTGTGGAAGCTTCTGATGCTTCGACAGCACAGGATACTGAGAAAAACACCCAGGAAAACACAGACCCCCAGGCCGAGCAGGAAACAAAGAGTGTTCTGGAGAAACCTCTTGTCCCAGATGAGTTCAGGATTGGGCCATACCAGCCAAACATTCCTGTTG GTGTGAATTATGTGGTACCCAAAACAGGGTTTTATTGCAAATTGTGTTCCCTGTTCTACACAAATGAAGATGTTGCAAAAAAGACCCATTGCAGCAGCCTTCCTCATTATCAAAAGTTGAAG AAAATTCTGGATAAAATGGCAGAAGACTTCAGGCAAAAGAAAGAAGGTTAA